A single region of the Nocardioides sp. W7 genome encodes:
- a CDS encoding acyl-CoA dehydrogenase family protein codes for MQLELSPEDQAFREEMREFFTTKFPQEIRDAVIAGRELTKEQHVESQQTLNAAGLAVPHWPEEWGGRGWSDLQRHLWTEEMQAAAVPVPLAFNANMIGPVLAQFGSQELKERFLPPTANLDIWWSQGFSEPDAGSDLASLRTTAVRDGDDFVVNGQKTWTTLGQYGDWIFTLVRTDPDVKKQAGISMLLIDMTTPGVEVRPIELIDGGHEVNEVWFTDVRVPADLLVGELNSGWTIAKFLLGNERVGVAPVGTTKRVLAQAKEYAGAQLDDPFTRARFVELENELLALELTALRVVAHSEGAEPHPASSVLKLKGTEIQQAVSELVLDLAGPAGLASGDGSGVPEWARHAAPTYLNLRKASIYGGSNEIQRQIIARTILGL; via the coding sequence GTGCAGCTGGAGCTGTCACCGGAGGACCAGGCATTCCGCGAGGAGATGCGCGAGTTCTTCACGACGAAGTTTCCCCAGGAGATCCGCGACGCGGTCATCGCCGGTCGCGAGCTCACCAAGGAGCAGCACGTCGAGAGCCAGCAGACGCTCAACGCGGCCGGGCTCGCCGTACCGCACTGGCCCGAGGAGTGGGGCGGGCGCGGGTGGAGCGACCTCCAGCGGCATCTGTGGACCGAGGAGATGCAGGCCGCGGCCGTGCCGGTGCCGCTGGCGTTCAACGCCAACATGATCGGCCCGGTGCTCGCGCAGTTCGGCTCCCAGGAGCTCAAGGAGCGCTTCCTCCCGCCGACGGCCAACCTCGACATCTGGTGGAGCCAGGGCTTCTCCGAGCCCGATGCCGGCTCCGACCTGGCGAGCCTGCGCACCACGGCGGTCCGCGACGGCGACGACTTCGTGGTCAACGGGCAGAAGACCTGGACCACGCTGGGTCAGTACGGCGACTGGATCTTCACCCTGGTCCGCACCGACCCGGACGTGAAGAAGCAGGCCGGCATCTCGATGCTGCTCATCGACATGACCACCCCCGGCGTCGAGGTCCGCCCGATCGAGCTGATCGACGGCGGCCACGAGGTCAACGAGGTGTGGTTCACCGACGTCCGGGTGCCCGCGGACCTGTTGGTCGGGGAGCTCAACAGCGGCTGGACGATCGCCAAGTTCCTGCTCGGCAACGAGCGCGTGGGCGTCGCCCCGGTGGGCACCACCAAGCGGGTGCTGGCCCAGGCCAAGGAGTACGCCGGCGCGCAGCTGGACGACCCGTTCACCCGGGCCCGCTTCGTCGAGCTCGAGAACGAGCTGCTCGCGCTCGAGCTCACCGCGCTCCGCGTGGTCGCCCACTCCGAGGGCGCGGAGCCGCACCCGGCCAGCTCGGTGCTGAAGCTGAAGGGCACCGAGATCCAGCAGGCGGTCTCCGAGCTGGTCCTCGACCTCGCCGGCCCCGCGGGGCTGGCCAGCGGCGACGGGTCGGGGGTCCCCGAGTGGGCCCGGCATGCCGCGCCGACGTACCTCAACCTCCGCAAGGCGTCGATCTACGGCGGGTCCAACGAGATCCAGCGCCAGATCATCGCCCGCACGATCCTCGGCCTGTAA
- a CDS encoding acyl-CoA dehydrogenase, producing MDFTYDDEQVALRDAVRGLVGKAYADFEQRRRTVADDPGFSEKVWAQLAEMGLLGLPFAEEDGGVGAGPVEIGIVAQELGRVLAPEPYLTSVVLAGGLVSAAGTPEQRAEVLGALSAGERVLAFAHDEEGSRWSSAATAVTATRDGDTWTLSGVKEPVPHGARADLLVVSAALPDGGTGLFLVDPAGAERTGYRTYDGGRAARVVLESTPATPLGAPGQDLESTIATVQDIGRIMAGHEALGAMEVALAATTSYLTSRKQFGVTLNTFQALTFRAADMYVSLELAASLVQWATMVLATGDAARTADAAARAALQVSRASRHVGQEAIQLHGGIAMTAEYSVGSFAAHLSALDHLLGDGQFQLSTLAARVADHRALDPLETSVG from the coding sequence ATGGACTTCACCTACGACGACGAGCAGGTCGCCCTCCGCGACGCCGTGCGCGGCCTGGTCGGCAAGGCGTACGCCGACTTCGAGCAGCGCCGCCGCACCGTGGCCGACGACCCGGGCTTCAGCGAGAAGGTCTGGGCCCAGCTGGCCGAGATGGGGCTGCTCGGGCTGCCCTTCGCCGAGGAGGACGGCGGCGTCGGCGCCGGCCCGGTCGAGATCGGCATCGTGGCCCAGGAGCTGGGCCGGGTGCTCGCACCGGAGCCGTACCTCACCAGCGTGGTGCTCGCCGGCGGCCTCGTCTCCGCCGCCGGCACCCCGGAGCAGCGGGCCGAGGTGCTGGGCGCCCTGTCGGCCGGTGAGCGCGTGCTGGCCTTCGCCCACGACGAGGAGGGCAGCCGCTGGTCGTCCGCCGCGACCGCCGTCACGGCCACCCGGGACGGCGACACCTGGACGCTGAGCGGCGTCAAGGAGCCGGTCCCGCACGGCGCCCGCGCCGACCTGCTGGTGGTCAGCGCCGCACTCCCCGACGGCGGCACCGGGCTGTTCCTGGTCGACCCCGCGGGGGCCGAGCGCACCGGCTATCGGACGTACGACGGTGGCCGCGCGGCGCGCGTCGTGCTGGAGAGCACCCCGGCCACCCCGCTCGGCGCGCCCGGGCAGGACCTGGAGTCGACGATCGCCACCGTGCAGGACATCGGCCGGATCATGGCCGGCCATGAGGCGCTCGGCGCGATGGAGGTCGCCCTGGCCGCCACCACGTCGTACCTCACCAGCAGGAAGCAGTTCGGCGTCACGCTCAACACCTTCCAGGCGCTGACGTTCCGCGCGGCGGACATGTACGTGTCCCTGGAGCTGGCCGCCAGCCTCGTGCAGTGGGCGACCATGGTGCTCGCGACCGGGGACGCGGCCCGCACCGCAGACGCCGCCGCGCGGGCCGCGCTCCAGGTGAGCCGGGCGAGCCGGCACGTCGGTCAGGAGGCGATCCAGCTGCACGGCGGGATCGCGATGACCGCGGAGTACTCCGTCGGCAGCTTCGCCGCCCATCTCTCCGCGCTCGACCACCTGCTCGGGGACGGCCAGTTCCAGCTGAGCACGCTGGCGGCACGTGTCGCTGACCACCGTGCGCTGGACCCGCTGGAGACGTCGGTGGGCTGA
- a CDS encoding phosphatase PAP2 family protein, which yields MVQQAEEPNDVLDEPTRAVPARRTRRKARLAAMLVYAALLAVWIDLLGIPNDTLQVFLWLWVGTIAWNVEAEPRYHLSFLRDWWLPVVGLVIYFYSRGLTDELGLPVHITMPIRVDEWLGGGVTPTERLQDAWCGDPCTKDSEPRWYDLFFTTVYATHFLAGLTIAAVLWVRSRHEWMKWMRRYLGISFGALVVYILYPMAPPWMASEQGYMGEVTRITSRGWSDIGLDRVDLILQGVGNPVAAMPSLHAGISFLIAMYAVQRLRTPWRFVLLLYPLAMSTALVYFAEHYVIDVLAGALLAFLVLAAASAWERRRDPDTPRR from the coding sequence ATGGTGCAGCAGGCCGAGGAGCCGAACGACGTCCTCGACGAGCCCACCCGCGCGGTCCCGGCCCGCCGTACCCGCCGCAAGGCCCGGCTCGCCGCGATGCTGGTCTACGCGGCGCTGCTCGCGGTGTGGATCGACCTACTCGGCATCCCCAACGACACCCTGCAGGTGTTCCTGTGGCTGTGGGTCGGCACCATCGCCTGGAACGTCGAGGCCGAGCCGCGCTACCACCTGAGCTTCCTGCGCGACTGGTGGCTGCCGGTCGTCGGGCTGGTCATCTACTTCTACAGCCGTGGCCTCACCGACGAGCTCGGGCTGCCGGTGCACATCACGATGCCGATCCGCGTCGACGAGTGGCTGGGCGGCGGCGTCACCCCGACCGAGCGGCTGCAGGACGCCTGGTGCGGCGACCCGTGCACGAAGGACAGCGAGCCGCGGTGGTACGACCTGTTCTTCACCACCGTCTACGCCACGCACTTCCTCGCCGGCCTGACCATCGCGGCTGTGCTGTGGGTGCGCAGCCGGCACGAGTGGATGAAGTGGATGCGGCGCTACCTCGGCATCAGCTTCGGGGCCCTGGTCGTCTACATCCTCTACCCGATGGCTCCGCCGTGGATGGCCTCCGAGCAGGGCTACATGGGCGAGGTCACCCGGATCACCAGCCGCGGCTGGTCCGACATCGGGCTGGACCGGGTCGACCTGATCCTGCAGGGCGTCGGCAACCCGGTCGCGGCGATGCCGTCGCTGCACGCGGGCATCTCCTTCCTGATCGCGATGTACGCCGTCCAGCGGCTGCGCACCCCGTGGCGCTTCGTGCTGCTGCTCTACCCGCTGGCCATGTCGACGGCGCTGGTCTACTTCGCCGAGCACTACGTCATCGACGTCCTGGCCGGTGCGCTGCTCGCCTTCCTGGTGCTCGCCGCGGCCTCCGCCTGGGAGCGCCGACGGGACCCAGACACCCCCCGTCGGTAA
- a CDS encoding VCBS repeat-containing protein — MRNPSRRRRTTLLALTLIPASLVAAATTSSGAADPAPTTGFTRTNVDTAIQGASFTVVGEVFAGERNLVTSGFGALGQQGLPVGGGSLQVYRPRANPADWRKVSVFDASADIIFPNQPTVSDVDGDGDADLIVPAGNFFDSFAGNSRGSLTWWENTGATTPFVRHNILVSQSWSFHGVQHVDLDGDGIRDLLTVGEQGRNPGVQTDDDVQTQFLKGRADHTFAEPVALGDVGGSLPVVYDVDADGNLDIVSSQYFDTGSTAEDVGRATFLWLERGDDGEAGLSAGDFTAHTIATLGPTAAGRGAGMGFQIRPVPGFRGPGTLSWIGTNHTNRCTQAYLPSEQVLEFVPPADPTEQWALTTLSNPTTSTPGCPEAYKNGTLPLFPGEDITSRPGYGQGAPGVFGYGDIDGDGDVDLAVSGDGDRRLFWIEQLPGGATRMHTLTDPGEEFGQAGGAVVSDLDGDQVPELVFSSFDRNTLAIWRRTPVVKVEVPITTTVETVRSALAVSPRPQGRKTTYAVRLAAATGGPGRRVTVVFDPAKGRTKVLRRLTLRGGDSDFTGSFSWRPTGRGKLRFSYAGTTLSPALRDTGARVVLKVSR, encoded by the coding sequence GTGCGCAACCCATCACGGCGTCGACGTACGACGCTCCTCGCTCTCACCCTGATCCCCGCCTCCCTGGTCGCCGCGGCCACGACCTCCTCGGGTGCGGCGGACCCGGCACCGACGACCGGCTTCACCCGGACCAACGTCGACACCGCGATCCAGGGCGCCAGCTTCACCGTCGTCGGTGAGGTCTTCGCCGGCGAGAGGAACCTGGTCACCTCCGGCTTCGGCGCCCTGGGGCAGCAGGGCCTGCCGGTCGGGGGCGGCTCCCTGCAGGTCTACCGCCCGCGCGCCAACCCGGCCGACTGGCGCAAGGTGAGCGTGTTCGACGCGAGCGCCGACATCATCTTCCCGAACCAGCCGACCGTCTCCGACGTCGACGGGGACGGCGACGCCGACCTGATCGTGCCGGCGGGCAACTTCTTCGACTCGTTCGCCGGCAACAGCCGCGGCAGCCTCACCTGGTGGGAGAACACCGGCGCCACCACCCCCTTCGTGCGGCACAACATCCTGGTCTCGCAGTCCTGGTCGTTCCACGGGGTCCAGCACGTCGACCTCGACGGCGACGGCATCCGCGACCTGCTCACCGTCGGCGAGCAGGGCCGCAACCCCGGCGTCCAGACGGACGACGACGTGCAGACCCAGTTCCTCAAGGGCCGGGCCGACCACACCTTCGCCGAGCCGGTCGCCCTCGGCGACGTCGGCGGCAGCCTCCCGGTCGTGTACGACGTCGACGCGGACGGCAACCTCGACATCGTCTCCTCGCAGTACTTCGACACGGGCTCCACCGCCGAGGACGTCGGCCGGGCGACGTTCCTCTGGCTCGAGCGGGGCGACGACGGCGAGGCCGGCCTCAGCGCCGGTGACTTCACCGCGCACACGATCGCGACCCTGGGCCCGACCGCAGCCGGTCGCGGCGCCGGCATGGGCTTCCAGATCCGTCCCGTGCCCGGCTTCCGCGGACCCGGCACGTTGTCGTGGATCGGCACCAACCACACCAACCGCTGCACCCAGGCCTACCTGCCGAGCGAGCAGGTGCTGGAGTTCGTGCCGCCCGCCGACCCGACGGAGCAGTGGGCCCTCACCACCCTGTCCAACCCGACCACCAGCACGCCGGGCTGCCCCGAGGCGTACAAGAACGGCACCCTCCCGCTCTTCCCGGGCGAGGACATCACCTCGCGGCCCGGCTACGGCCAGGGCGCACCCGGCGTCTTCGGGTACGGCGACATCGACGGCGACGGCGACGTCGACCTCGCGGTCTCCGGCGACGGCGACCGGCGGCTGTTCTGGATCGAGCAGCTGCCGGGCGGCGCGACCCGGATGCACACCCTGACCGACCCGGGCGAGGAGTTCGGGCAGGCCGGCGGCGCTGTCGTCTCCGACCTCGACGGCGACCAGGTCCCCGAGCTCGTCTTCAGCTCCTTCGACCGCAACACGCTCGCGATCTGGCGGCGTACCCCCGTCGTCAAGGTCGAGGTCCCGATCACGACCACGGTCGAGACCGTCCGCAGCGCGCTCGCCGTCTCGCCCAGGCCCCAGGGCAGGAAGACGACGTACGCCGTCCGGCTGGCCGCCGCCACCGGCGGCCCGGGGCGCCGGGTGACAGTCGTCTTCGATCCCGCCAAGGGGCGGACGAAGGTGCTGCGGAGGCTCACCCTGCGCGGCGGCGACAGCGACTTCACCGGCTCGTTCTCGTGGCGTCCGACCGGCAGGGGCAAGCTCCGGTTCAGCTACGCCGGGACGACGCTGAGCCCGGCCCTGCGCGACACCGGCGCCCGGGTGGTGCTGAAGGTCAGTCGCTGA
- a CDS encoding GntR family transcriptional regulator — MTSVDHEHGALRENLVAALRADIISGRLGPGAPLRTEAIMQRFGVSNSPLREAFAQLASEGLVVVQRNRGASVAPLSRGAADDVLRVGGLFLEHVLRWGLPRYVPGDAAALRRTSLDFDLAFRSGDLVTAFAQADRFGEQLLERCGSRELAAAFRGLLPQLQRLVRLLDPLAFLPLQASLQAAVLASAEDRDVDSAVAAVGSVWRQVARAVEDLGDEHFGA; from the coding sequence ATGACGAGCGTCGACCACGAGCACGGAGCACTGCGCGAGAACCTCGTCGCGGCTCTGCGGGCCGACATCATCAGCGGCCGGCTCGGCCCCGGTGCGCCGCTGCGGACCGAGGCGATCATGCAGCGCTTCGGCGTCTCCAACTCCCCGCTGCGCGAGGCCTTCGCCCAGCTGGCGTCCGAGGGGCTCGTCGTCGTCCAGCGCAATCGGGGCGCGTCGGTCGCGCCCCTGAGCCGGGGCGCCGCCGACGACGTGCTGCGGGTGGGCGGGCTGTTCCTCGAGCACGTGCTGCGCTGGGGTCTGCCGCGGTACGTGCCGGGCGACGCGGCGGCGCTGCGTCGTACCTCTCTCGACTTCGACCTCGCCTTCCGCAGCGGCGACCTGGTGACGGCGTTCGCGCAGGCTGACCGGTTCGGCGAGCAGCTGTTGGAGCGCTGCGGCAGCCGCGAGCTCGCGGCCGCCTTCCGCGGCCTGCTCCCGCAGCTGCAGCGGCTGGTCCGGCTGCTCGATCCGCTGGCCTTCCTGCCGCTCCAGGCTTCGCTGCAGGCCGCCGTGCTCGCCTCGGCCGAGGACCGCGACGTCGACAGCGCGGTCGCGGCCGTCGGCTCGGTGTGGCGCCAGGTCGCGCGGGCCGTCGAGGACCTCGGCGACGAGCACTTCGGGGCCTGA
- a CDS encoding acyl-CoA dehydrogenase family protein has translation MDLALSDEQEAFRTLAREFLDREAVPHRTQWDRDEQVDLAIVPKLAEIGFFGLTIPEEYGGLGGDYLTYVLAMEELGRADSALRGIVSVSNGLVGKSVLGNGSEEQKQRWLPGIATGTLLGCFGLTEPDTGSDAGNLTSRARRDGDDWVLSGQKLFITNGTWADVALIFARTGGPGPKGISAFLVPTDSPGFEARAITGKLGLRGQATAELFLSEVRVPADALLGEEGQGFRIAMTTLDKGRVSVAAGCVGIVQGCLETSVAYATTRTQFGRPLAGFQLVQDLIADISLDADAARLLVWRCADLIDRGLPFGVAASKAKLFASEAAVRAANNAIQVHGGSGYVDEYPAEKYLRDARVMTLYEGTSQIQKLLIGRAETGISAFT, from the coding sequence ATGGACCTGGCCCTCAGCGACGAGCAGGAGGCGTTCCGGACCCTGGCCCGCGAGTTCCTCGACCGGGAGGCGGTGCCGCACCGCACGCAGTGGGACCGCGACGAGCAGGTCGACCTCGCCATCGTCCCGAAGCTGGCGGAGATCGGGTTCTTCGGCCTCACCATCCCCGAGGAGTACGGCGGGCTCGGGGGCGACTACCTGACCTACGTGCTCGCCATGGAGGAGCTGGGTCGCGCCGACTCGGCGCTGCGCGGCATCGTGTCGGTCTCCAACGGACTGGTCGGCAAGTCGGTCCTCGGCAACGGCTCCGAGGAGCAGAAGCAGCGCTGGCTGCCCGGCATCGCGACCGGCACCCTGCTCGGCTGCTTCGGGCTCACCGAGCCCGACACCGGGTCCGACGCCGGCAACCTGACCTCCCGGGCCCGGCGCGACGGCGACGACTGGGTGCTCAGCGGCCAGAAGCTGTTCATCACCAACGGCACCTGGGCCGACGTGGCGCTGATCTTCGCGCGCACCGGCGGGCCGGGCCCGAAGGGCATCAGCGCGTTCCTGGTCCCGACCGACTCCCCCGGCTTCGAGGCGCGCGCGATCACCGGCAAGCTCGGGCTGCGCGGCCAGGCCACGGCCGAGCTGTTCCTCTCCGAGGTCCGGGTCCCCGCCGACGCGCTGCTCGGCGAGGAGGGGCAGGGCTTCCGGATCGCGATGACCACGCTCGACAAGGGCCGGGTCTCGGTGGCCGCCGGCTGTGTCGGCATCGTCCAGGGCTGCCTGGAGACCTCGGTCGCGTACGCCACCACCCGCACCCAGTTCGGCCGGCCGCTGGCGGGCTTCCAGCTGGTGCAGGACCTGATCGCCGACATCTCGCTCGACGCCGACGCGGCCCGGCTGCTGGTGTGGCGGTGCGCCGACCTGATCGACCGCGGCCTGCCGTTCGGCGTCGCGGCGTCCAAGGCCAAGCTGTTCGCCTCCGAGGCCGCCGTCCGCGCCGCCAACAACGCGATCCAGGTCCACGGCGGCTCCGGGTACGTCGACGAGTACCCGGCCGAGAAGTACCTGCGCGACGCCCGGGTGATGACCCTCTACGAGGGCACCAGCCAGATCCAGAAGCTGCTCATCGGGCGTGCCGAGACCGGCATCAGCGCCTTCACCTGA
- a CDS encoding DUF1269 domain-containing protein — translation MPKATLTVWKFDTPDGARDAAATLNRLATEQSIVLHDAATVSWEQGKKKPKTQQLTPTTSAGALGGAFWGMLFGLIFFVPLLGAAIGAATGALAGSLTDVGIDDRFINKVRDQITPGTSALFVMSSDAVMDKVRDAFADNPPSDLIFTNLSSEQEAALHTVFDED, via the coding sequence ATGCCGAAAGCCACCCTCACGGTCTGGAAGTTCGACACCCCCGACGGCGCCCGCGACGCCGCCGCGACGCTGAACCGACTGGCCACCGAGCAGTCGATCGTGCTGCACGACGCAGCCACGGTCTCCTGGGAGCAGGGCAAGAAGAAGCCCAAGACCCAGCAGCTCACCCCGACCACCAGCGCCGGCGCCCTCGGCGGCGCCTTCTGGGGGATGCTCTTCGGCCTGATCTTCTTCGTGCCGCTGCTCGGCGCCGCGATCGGTGCCGCCACCGGCGCCCTCGCCGGCTCGCTCACCGACGTCGGGATCGACGACCGCTTCATCAACAAGGTGCGCGACCAGATCACCCCCGGGACCTCGGCACTGTTCGTGATGTCCTCGGACGCGGTCATGGACAAGGTCCGCGACGCGTTCGCCGACAACCCGCCCTCGGACCTGATCTTCACCAACCTGTCCAGCGAGCAGGAGGCCGCGCTGCACACCGTCTTCGACGAGGACTGA
- a CDS encoding DUF1269 domain-containing protein: protein MSPTTLTVWLYDTPMGAVAGELRLRALQQRGALTVLDAVTVIWIPGAHQPRIGHLRYRTSQVAAKRSVLGALVGAVVLPPAVPTTDATTAGIGAWAERLDGTGIDEAFLEDVRCRIVPSTSALLVLTAETDLDVVRPLIQRGLARGDVALLRVVLSEGAVEVLQRVVDELVPRG, encoded by the coding sequence ATGTCGCCCACGACGCTCACCGTCTGGCTCTACGACACCCCGATGGGGGCCGTGGCGGGCGAGCTGCGGTTGCGGGCCCTGCAGCAGCGGGGAGCGCTGACCGTGCTGGACGCGGTCACGGTGATCTGGATCCCCGGGGCGCACCAGCCCCGCATCGGCCACCTGCGCTACCGGACCTCGCAGGTGGCCGCGAAGAGGTCGGTGCTCGGGGCGCTGGTCGGCGCCGTCGTGCTGCCGCCCGCCGTCCCGACCACCGACGCGACCACCGCCGGCATCGGCGCCTGGGCCGAGCGGCTCGACGGGACCGGGATCGACGAGGCCTTCCTGGAGGACGTCCGGTGCCGGATCGTCCCCAGCACCTCCGCCCTCCTGGTGCTGACCGCGGAGACCGACCTGGACGTCGTACGACCTCTCATCCAGCGCGGTCTCGCCCGTGGCGACGTCGCCCTGCTGCGGGTCGTGCTGAGCGAGGGCGCCGTCGAGGTCCTGCAGCGGGTGGTCGACGAGCTCGTCCCTCGCGGCTGA
- a CDS encoding LuxR C-terminal-related transcriptional regulator has product MPPATSHEQWSQAPRLPQTYVPRQVLWERLDRAVASAVTLLVAPVGAGKTLGVGGWLQVARPDLGPDALWAHADATWDAERLSALLDHSAGAAGRGRDVPRLVVVDDAHVLPAAAVRLVDERLSAAPDSMRVLLLSRWDLPLTRLVPELLGHFTMLRGGTLRMDDAEAAALIHEHTRTTDPEVVRTITAHAAGWCAALVLTARAVAADPDPAAAARRYAEGEGQVADRVVSEVFASLTPRERHTLLCVAREEAVSAATAAHLSRDPAAAEALAGLATTGLLVTRLDGRSPDGAVQYRIHPLLAEVIRRRLAAGGVDVERARATVGQAVALDLERGERHRAFDRLVAVGQLDAAAEVLGSDGAVLVMGGHGPAIAAFVRQHPEVIGAHPDSWFAVALERWVVNDVEAARHWLDRVTQHEVGSTGGAGGSSCARLACARLMRARLGLEPVDDAVVHAERVVQASYQDSAVGAANRRVLPQLLTELGITRNWTGDLAGAESSLAAAIDLCRSRDLPALAAEATSHLAMTEYLAGRERACAQVATEALGLLGEPLPWRPRFAAARSSLALLLAGLVDLPWPSAPILPVPEPTPVHAADLCTRFWLSMRDSRLALLSGSVPDAERILIAPLDLPVSVGRLPAHLRSALLIERAFLASLAADQATLRDLEYELLGRPGAGEAALVAGLRADLAGERRAAAELFRAAADTVSLSQPPTRALALMCEAQLLDALGDPDAAMDRLREAVTATEVRRNAVPFLGWSRQGTPVATLLHRVDRTDGSWARQVAADGAGRPDIMSLFAPTTATARERSATPSTQVHQALSPREREVLGELARGSTYADIAANLVVSENTVKTHVSSLYGKLAVSRRSEALAVARSLHLL; this is encoded by the coding sequence ATGCCCCCAGCGACGTCGCACGAGCAGTGGTCCCAGGCGCCCCGCCTGCCGCAGACCTACGTGCCTCGACAGGTGCTCTGGGAGCGACTGGACCGGGCCGTCGCGAGCGCGGTGACGCTCCTGGTGGCGCCGGTGGGAGCGGGCAAGACGCTCGGGGTGGGCGGCTGGCTGCAGGTCGCCCGACCCGACCTGGGCCCGGACGCACTGTGGGCGCACGCCGACGCGACCTGGGACGCCGAGCGACTCTCCGCGCTCCTCGACCACAGTGCCGGGGCCGCCGGACGGGGCCGCGACGTCCCGCGCCTGGTGGTCGTGGACGACGCCCACGTCCTGCCCGCGGCAGCGGTGCGGCTGGTCGACGAGCGGCTGAGCGCGGCCCCCGACTCGATGCGGGTGCTGCTGCTGAGCCGCTGGGACCTCCCGCTCACCCGACTCGTGCCCGAGCTGCTCGGCCACTTCACGATGCTGCGCGGGGGCACCCTCCGGATGGACGACGCCGAGGCGGCGGCCCTGATCCACGAGCACACGCGCACCACCGACCCGGAGGTCGTGCGGACCATCACCGCGCACGCTGCGGGCTGGTGTGCGGCGCTGGTCCTGACCGCCCGTGCGGTCGCCGCCGACCCCGACCCCGCAGCGGCCGCCCGGCGCTACGCCGAGGGTGAGGGACAGGTCGCCGACCGGGTGGTCAGCGAGGTGTTCGCCTCCCTGACCCCCCGGGAGCGCCACACCCTGCTCTGCGTGGCCCGAGAGGAGGCCGTGTCCGCAGCGACCGCGGCCCACCTCTCCCGTGACCCCGCCGCCGCCGAGGCGCTCGCGGGACTGGCCACCACCGGACTGCTGGTCACCCGCCTGGACGGCCGGTCCCCGGACGGGGCGGTGCAGTACCGGATCCACCCGCTGCTCGCGGAGGTCATCCGTCGCCGCCTCGCCGCGGGCGGGGTCGACGTCGAGCGCGCTCGTGCCACCGTCGGCCAGGCGGTCGCGCTCGACCTCGAGCGGGGGGAGCGGCACCGCGCCTTCGACCGCCTGGTCGCCGTCGGCCAGCTGGACGCCGCCGCCGAGGTCCTGGGGAGCGACGGCGCGGTCCTCGTGATGGGCGGGCACGGCCCGGCCATCGCGGCGTTCGTCCGGCAGCACCCGGAGGTGATCGGCGCCCATCCGGACTCGTGGTTCGCCGTCGCCCTCGAGCGGTGGGTCGTCAACGACGTGGAGGCCGCCCGGCACTGGCTGGACCGGGTCACGCAGCACGAGGTCGGGTCGACCGGCGGCGCCGGCGGCTCATCGTGCGCCCGGCTGGCCTGCGCGCGGCTGATGCGCGCCCGGCTGGGCCTGGAACCGGTCGACGACGCCGTCGTGCACGCGGAGCGGGTCGTGCAGGCGTCGTACCAGGACAGCGCCGTCGGCGCCGCCAACCGCAGGGTGCTCCCCCAGCTGCTGACCGAGCTCGGCATCACCAGGAACTGGACGGGCGACCTGGCCGGGGCGGAGTCCAGTCTCGCCGCCGCCATCGACCTGTGTCGGTCCCGCGACCTGCCGGCGCTGGCGGCGGAGGCCACCAGCCACCTCGCCATGACCGAGTACCTCGCCGGACGCGAGCGCGCGTGCGCCCAGGTCGCCACCGAGGCCCTGGGCCTGCTCGGGGAGCCACTGCCCTGGCGGCCCCGGTTCGCCGCGGCCCGCTCCTCGCTGGCCCTCCTCCTCGCCGGACTCGTCGACCTCCCGTGGCCCAGCGCACCGATCCTCCCGGTCCCCGAGCCGACCCCCGTGCATGCCGCCGACCTGTGCACGAGGTTCTGGCTCTCGATGCGCGACTCCCGGCTCGCCCTGCTCTCCGGGTCGGTCCCCGATGCGGAACGGATCCTGATCGCCCCGCTGGACCTGCCGGTCTCGGTGGGCCGGCTCCCCGCGCACCTGCGTTCCGCCCTGCTGATCGAGCGCGCGTTCCTGGCCTCGCTCGCCGCCGACCAGGCGACCCTGCGGGACCTCGAGTACGAGCTCCTGGGGCGGCCCGGGGCCGGCGAGGCCGCCCTGGTCGCCGGGCTGCGAGCCGACCTCGCCGGTGAGCGCCGGGCCGCGGCGGAGCTGTTCCGCGCAGCCGCGGACACCGTCTCCCTGTCGCAGCCGCCCACGAGGGCGCTCGCGCTGATGTGCGAGGCGCAGCTGCTCGACGCCCTCGGCGACCCGGACGCCGCGATGGATCGACTGCGCGAAGCCGTCACCGCGACGGAGGTACGCCGCAACGCGGTCCCGTTCCTCGGCTGGTCGCGACAGGGGACTCCGGTCGCGACCCTGCTGCACCGGGTCGACCGGACCGACGGCTCGTGGGCCCGCCAGGTGGCGGCCGACGGCGCCGGACGTCCCGACATCATGTCGCTCTTCGCGCCGACGACAGCCACCGCCCGGGAGCGGTCCGCGACGCCGTCGACCCAGGTGCACCAGGCCCTCAGCCCCCGCGAGCGCGAGGTGCTCGGCGAGCTGGCCCGCGGCTCGACGTACGCCGACATCGCCGCGAACCTGGTCGTCTCGGAGAACACCGTGAAGACCCACGTGTCGAGCCTGTACGGCAAGCTCGCCGTCTCGCGTCGCAGCGAGGCGCTGGCCGTCGCCCGGTCCCTGCACCTGCTCTGA